A stretch of DNA from Candidatus Bathyarchaeia archaeon:
ATGCCAGTGGTTTACCCCTTTTTTAACGGTTATACGATGCATAGCGAAAATCCCAACAAAGGGAATTGAAAGTAATATTTAGTGGCGGTTTACCTATGCTAACATCGTGCGGGGTCTCCAAGACTTTTACGAGTTACGATAACATTATATTGTGAAAAATGTATCCTACGACACAAGGCGACTTATATGAGTCAAAATGAAAGACCGACCGCAGCGTTTGTACTCTCCTTCATAGCTGGGCTCTTCATATTGATAGATGGGGTAGCCCTTTGGATCATAGGCTCATTCCTCGCCAGACTCAATATGGCCGAGCTGATGTTCCAATACATGCCAAGATACACGGTGGAGTTTCCGCCAACCACAGGGCTTACGGCCGCCTCAACAGTCCTATATGTGCTTGGTGCCACTGGAATAATCTTCGGCGCCATAATATTAATTGGGGCCGCCATATTATACAGAAACCCTTCACACAGGACGGCATGGGGAGTAATAATTCTGGTGCTCTCGGTAATTAGTATCGCCACAGGTGGAGGCTTCCTAGTAGGCGCTATACTGGGAATCGTAGGCGGGATACTCGCCTTAGTGTGGAAGCCGAAAGTGGCAACCACACCTACAACTGCGGCTACCCAGACCTAAACCATAGTTCATGGTGGAAAGTTAAAAAAAATAAACCTAAATTTCAAAGTTCTCTCACCGCGCCCATCTCCCGGCGAGATTTTTAGCTGACCGGTGCGTATTGTTAAAGAGTACGTGAAACAAAGGTGTGGGGGCTGATGCCTAAAGATCTTGGCAACCCAGCCTTAGAAGCCCTCTCCAAGGTGACTTCCTACCCTGAGGAGTTCGGCCTAGATCTGGCTAAGCCTGAGGACAGGTTTAAATGGTTTCTAGCCTCGGTTCTCTTCGCCAAACGAATCTCCAGCGAGATCGCTAAGAGGACGTTCCAAAAATTCATGGAGAATAATCTGACAACTCCTCAAAAGTTGTTGGATGCCGGATGGGATAGGCTGGTTAGGGTCTTGGATTCAGGAGGCTACGTGAGGTATGACTTCTCAACGGCTACAAACCTCATAGAGGCGGCTAATTTCCTGAAGAAAGGTTACGGTGGAAGCTTGGAAACTTTGCATGAGCAGGCCAGAGACTCAGATGATTTGGAGAAGAGGCTCAGAGAAATCAGGGGATTAGGGCCTGTTGCACTCAACATCTTCCTCAGAGAACTTAGGGGGAGATGGGCTAAGGCTAGACCGAAAGTTTCCAACATCGCTCTAGATGTAGCTGAAAGGCTAGGCATCAGCGAGAAATATGTGGAAACCTACGAGCCCAAGCTTGTGAGGGTAAACCTACAATACTGCAGAAAGGGTAGATGTGATGTGTGCCCAGTAAAGAACCACTGCAAAACTATAGGGGTTAAGGATCCAATCTACGTCATCCACAAGCATGCGGCAACCCATCTACACTACGACCTTCGCCTTGAGGTAGGCGGTGTATTGAAGAGTTGGGCGATACCGAAGGAGCCCCCTACCCAAGTTGGCATAAAGCGGCTGGCGATTGAGACGGAGGACCATCCTCTCGACTACGCAGATTTTGAAGGCGAGATACCTGAGGGCTACTACGGTGCGGGAAAGGTTGAGATCTGGGATAAAGGCGACTACCAGCCTCTAGAACTTGGCGCAGACAAAATAGTCTTAGAACTTAACGGGGTGAGGCTAAGGGGGGTATACTGCCTCATAAAGGCTGGCTTCAAGGGTGCAGCAAAGAGCTGGCTCTTCTTCAAAAAGAGTGAATTTACCCGTAGCGTGAAGTCTCGAGCTTCTTCCACTACACCCTAACAGAGACACTCCTCCGCTTAAGACATGAGTTACGAAAGACTCTAACGCCCTCCCACAGAAAGCCCTCTCTTTAAACCATATTTGCACACACATTCAGCTTATTCATCTATGTGAACCCTATCTGCAAGGAAGAAGGTGACACATGTAGCAGAGAGCAAAAATGCCGCTTAAAGAAAATCATTTTTAGCCCTAATAAAAGGAGAACCCTTTTAGGCGGTATAGGGCATTAGAAGGGCATAGGTGGAGGCGGTCGGCTTTGTCCAAGGCTGACAAGTTCGATAAGGTTACAGATCTAGCTAAGAGAAGAGGCTTCTTCTGGCCCTCCTACGAACTTTATGGGGGCGTTGGGGGCTTCATAGACTACGGGCCCCTAGGCACCCTTATGAAGAGGAAGATCGAGGAGAAGTGGATAGAGACCTTCGTCAAGGGCGAAGGCTTACTCCTAATAGACACGCCGGTGGTGACCCCAGCCGTAGTCTTCGAGGCATCAGGTCACACGACTCACTTCACCGATCCCGTCTCCCGTTGCTTGAGGTGTGGGCGGAAGTGGCGAGCTGACCAACTTCTCGAGGAGCAGGCACATATCTGTGGAGAGGGACTCAGCCTCATAGAGCTCGGTACTCTACTCAAAGAGAAGCAGGTGCACTGCCCTGAGTGTGGTGGAGAGCTGGAAGAACCCCAACCCTTCAATGAACTATTCAAAACCACGATAGGCCCTTACAGCGAGAGCGTCGGTTATGGAAGACCGGAGACAGCTCAAGGCATATTCGTCAACTTCAAACGCCTCTACGAGCTGGCGAAGAACAAGATTCCCTTTGGCGTGGCTCAAGTTGGCCGGTGCCTCAGGAATGAAATATCCCCCCGCCAAGGCCCGATCCGGCTTAGGGAACTCACAATAATGGAGTTCGAGTTCTTCTTCGACGCTGAAGCGCCCTGCGAAAGAATTAAAGCTGTCGAGGCAGAGAGGCTCCGCCTCCTACATGAAGCGCTCGTTAAGAGGGGCGCTAACC
This window harbors:
- a CDS encoding DNA polymerase ligase N-terminal domain-containing protein; its protein translation is MPKDLGNPALEALSKVTSYPEEFGLDLAKPEDRFKWFLASVLFAKRISSEIAKRTFQKFMENNLTTPQKLLDAGWDRLVRVLDSGGYVRYDFSTATNLIEAANFLKKGYGGSLETLHEQARDSDDLEKRLREIRGLGPVALNIFLRELRGRWAKARPKVSNIALDVAERLGISEKYVETYEPKLVRVNLQYCRKGRCDVCPVKNHCKTIGVKDPIYVIHKHAATHLHYDLRLEVGGVLKSWAIPKEPPTQVGIKRLAIETEDHPLDYADFEGEIPEGYYGAGKVEIWDKGDYQPLELGADKIVLELNGVRLRGVYCLIKAGFKGAAKSWLFFKKSEFTRSVKSRASSTTP
- a CDS encoding DUF6114 domain-containing protein — encoded protein: MSQNERPTAAFVLSFIAGLFILIDGVALWIIGSFLARLNMAELMFQYMPRYTVEFPPTTGLTAASTVLYVLGATGIIFGAIILIGAAILYRNPSHRTAWGVIILVLSVISIATGGGFLVGAILGIVGGILALVWKPKVATTPTTAATQT